A window of the Alnus glutinosa chromosome 4, dhAlnGlut1.1, whole genome shotgun sequence genome harbors these coding sequences:
- the LOC133865275 gene encoding ent-kaurene oxidase, chloroplastic-like produces MASITPIFQDFQTAAPFATTVAVGGLSLLLVSYTVRGYISAHKKGPSKLPPVPVVPGLPVIGNLLQLTEKKPHKTFAKWAEIYGPIYSIRTGASTIIVLNSADVSKEAMVTRYSSISTRKLPKALKILTSDKCMVSISDYNEFHKTTKRHMLANVLGPNAQKRHRCHRDTMVENVLSKLHALTRNSPLQAVNFRKIFECELFGLSLKEALGKDLESIYVEELGSTLSKDDIFKVLVTDLMESGIEVDWRDFFPYLGWIPNKRVELKLQRAASRRQAVMNALIKEQKERIASGEELNCYLDYLLSEAKTLTNEQISMLVWEVILEAADTTLVATEWAMYELAKDPNQQDRLYREIRDVCGSDMITEEHLSQLPYLNAIFHETLRKHSPVPIIPLRYAHEDTQLGGYHVPAGSEIAINIYGCNMDKKQWENPEEWKPERFLDEKYDLADLQKTMAFGAGRRVCAGNIQASLIACTSVGRLVQEFEWRLKDGEEENVDTVKLTSQKLHPMQAILKPRN; encoded by the exons ATGGCCAGCATAACACCTATCTTTCAAGATTTCCAAACAGCGGCGCCGTTTGCCACCACTGTTGCTGTCGGTGGTCTCTCTTTGTTGCTTGTCTCTTACACCGTCCGAGGATATATCTCTGCCCACAAGAAGGGGCCTTCCAAACTCCCTCCCGTACCCG TGGTTCCAGGGCTACCGGTGATAGGAAATTTGCTACAGCTAACGGAGAAAAAACCCCACAAGACATTTGCAAAGTGGGCTGAGATATATGGGCCAATCTACTCGATCAGAACCGGTGCTTCCACTATTATTGTTCTCAATTCCGCCGATGTTTCCAAAGAG GCTATGGTGACCAGATATTCATCCATCTCAACAAGAAAGTTGCCGAAAGCCTTAAAGATTCTCACCTCTGATAAATGTATGGTTTCAATAAGTGACTACAATGAGTTTCACAAGACAACAAAACGACACATGCTTGCAAATGTTTTGGGACCGAATGCTCAG AAGCGACATCGATGCCACAGAGACACCATGGTAGAAAATGTTTTGAGCAAATTACATGCTCTTACAAGGAACTCTCCTCTTCAAGCTGTGAATTTCAGGAAAATATTCGAGTGTGAACTTTTTGGTCTATCTTTGAAAGAA GCTTTGGGGAAAGACTTGGAATCCATTTATGTGGAAGAGCTTGGGAGCACTCTGTCAAAAGATGACATATTTAAAGTTCTAGTGACTGACTTAATGGAGAGTGGGATTGAGGTGGATTGGAGAGATTTCTTCCCGTATCTAGGATGGATTCCAAATAAGCGTGTGGAATTGAAACTTCAGCGAGCTGCTTCCCGCAGGCAAGCAGTGATGAATGCCCTGATCAAGGAGCAGAAGGAGCGCATAGCTTCAGGCGAG GAATTAAATTGTTACCTTGACTACTTGTTATCTGAGGCAAAAACACTTACGAATGAACAAATTTCCATGTTGGTTTGGGAGGTAATCCTCGAGGCAGCAGATACCACTTTGGTTGCAACAGAATGGGCAATGTATGAGCTTGCTAAAGATCCAAACCAGCAGGATCGTCTGTACCGAGAAATCCGAGACGTTTGTGGGTCTGACATGATTACTGAGGAACACTTGTCTCAGCTTCCATACTTGAATGCTATTTTTCATGAAACTCTGAGGAAGCACAGCCCTGTTCCAATAATACCTTTACGATATGCACACGAAGATACCCAGTTAGGAGGGTACCATGTTCCTGCTGGAAGTGAG ATTGCTATAAACATATACGGGTGTAACATGGACAAGAAACAATGGGAAAACCCTGAAGAGTGGAAGCCCGAGAGGTTTCTTGATGAGAAATATGATTTGGCGGATTTGCAAAAGACAATGGCATTTGGAGCCGGAAGGAGAGTATGTGCCGGTAATATTCAGGCATCGTTAATAGCATGTACATCAGTCGGTAGGTTAGTGCAGGAGTTTGAATGGAGGCTGAAAGATGGGGAAGAGGAGAATGTGGATACTGTCAAGCTCACTTCCCAAAAACTCCATCCCATGCAAGCAATTCTAAAGCCGAGAAATTGA
- the LOC133867085 gene encoding ent-kaurene oxidase, chloroplastic-like: MASITPIFQDFQTAAPFATTVAVGGLSLLLVSYTVRGYISSHKKGPSKLPPVPVVPGLPVIGNLLQLTEKKPHKTFAKWAEIYGPIYSIRTGASTIVVLNSADVSKEAMVTRYSSISTRKLSTALKILTSDKCMVATSDYNEFHKTVKRHILANVLGANAQKRHRCHRDTMVENVSSKLHALTRNSPLQAVNFRKIFECELFGLSLKEALGNDLKSIYVEELGSTLSKDDIFKVLVTDLMEGAIEVDWRDFFPYLRWIPNKSVELKLQRAASRRQAVMNALIKEQKARIASGEELNCYLDYLLSEANTLTIEQISMLVWEAIIEAADTTLVTTEWAMYELARDLNQQDRLYREIRDVCGSDMITEEHLSQLPYLNAVFHETLRRHNPVPVIPLRYAHEDTQLGGYHVPAGSEIAINIYGCNMDKKQWENPEEWKPERFLDEKYDSADLQKTMAFGAGRRACAGSLQASLIACTSIGRLVQEFEWRLKDGEEENVDTVKLTSQKLHPMQAIVKPRN, translated from the exons ATGGCCAGCATAACACCTATCTTTCAAGATTTCCAAACAGCGGCGCCGTTTGCCACCACTGTTGCTGTCGGAGGTCTCTCTTTGTTGCTTGTCTCTTACACCGTCCGAGGATATATCTCTTCCCACAAGAAGGGACCTTCCAAACTCCCTCCTGTACCCG TGGTTCCAGGGCTACCGGTGATAGGAAATTTGCTACAGCTGACGGAGAAAAAACCTCACAAGACATTTGCAAAGTGGGCTGAGATATATGGGCCAATCTACTCGATCAGAACCGGTGCTTCCACTATTGTCGTTCTCAATTCCGCCGATGTTTCCAAAGAG GCTATGGTGACCAGATATTCATCCATCTCAACAAGAAAGTTGTCGACAGCCTTAAAGATTCTCACCTCTGATAAATGTATGGTTGCAACAAGTGACTACAATGAGTTTCACAAGACAGTAAAACGACATATACTTGCAAATGTTTTGGGAGCGAATGCTCAG AAGCGACATCGATGCCACAGAGACACCATGGTAGAAAATGTTTCGAGCAAATTACATGCTCTTACAAGGAACTCTCCTCTTCAAGCTGtgaatttcagaaaaatattcGAGTGTGAACTTTTTGGTCTATCTTTGAAAGAA GCTTTGGGGAACGACTTGAAATCCATTTATGTGGAAGAGCTTGGGAGCACTCTGTCAAAAGACGACATATTTAAAGTTCTAGTGACTGACTTAATGGAGGGTGCGATTGAGGTGGATTGGAGAGATTTCTTCCCGTATCTGAGATGGATTCCAAATAAGAGTGTGGAATTGAAACTTCAGCGAGCTGCTTCCCGAAGGCAAGCAGTGATGAATGCCCTGATCAAGGAGCAGAAGGCGCGCATAGCTTCAGGAGAG GAATTAAATTGTTATCTTGACTACTTGTTATCTGAGGCAAATACACTTACGATAGAACAAATTTCCATGTTGGTTTGGGAGGCAATCATCGAGGCAGCAGATACTACTTTGGTTACAACAGAATGGGCAATGTATGAACTTGCTAGAGATCTAAATCAGCAGGATCGTCTGTACCGAGAAATTCGAGACGTTTGTGGGTCTGACATGATTACTGAGGAACACTTGTCTCAGCTTCCATACTTGAATGCTGTTTTCCATGAAACTTTGAGGAGGCACAACCCAGTTCCAGTAATACCTTTGCGATATGCACACGAAGATACCCAGTTAGGAGGGTACCATGTTCCTGCTGGAAGTGAG ATTGCCATAAACATATACGGGTGTAACATGGACAAGAAACAATGGGAAAACCCTGAAGAGTGGAAGCCCGAGAGGTTTCTTGATGAGAAATATGATTCGGCGGATTTGCAAAAGACAATGGCATTTGGAGCCGGAAGGAGAGCATGTGCCGGTAGTCTTCAGGCATCGTTAATAGCATGTACATCAATCGGTAGGTTAGTGCAGGAGTTTGAATGGAGGTTGAAAGATGGGGAAGAGGAGAATGTGGATACTGTTAAGCTCACTTCCCAAAAACTCCATCCCATGCAAGCAATTGTAAAGCCGAGAAATTGA